The Lycium ferocissimum isolate CSIRO_LF1 chromosome 1, AGI_CSIRO_Lferr_CH_V1, whole genome shotgun sequence genome includes a region encoding these proteins:
- the LOC132031091 gene encoding CASP-like protein 5B3 codes for MKDFAGTPGTLTGLLLRLAQCFFAAGAIASMVTSKGFFNVTAFCYLIASMALQVIWSIGLAFVDAYFLAKKKAFQSHVLLSLFVVGDWCTGILSLAAAASSAGITVLYFHDMGGCSFGQECTKFQFSVGFAFLSWITIFISSLIMFWIWAAG; via the exons ATGAAGGATTTTGCTGGCACACCTGGTACTTTAACTGGGCTTTTGTTGAGATTGGCTCAGTGTTTTTTTGCTGCTGGTGCAATTGCTTCAATGGTTACTTCTAAAGGTTTCTTCAATGTCACAGCTttttg CTACTTGATAGCCTCGATGGCTTTGCAAGTCATCTGGAGCATCGGACTTGCCTTCGTAGATGCCTATTTCCTGGCAAAGAAGAAGGCTTTCCAGAGTCATGTTTTACTGAGCCTCTTTGTAGTTGGAGATTGG TGCACTGGAATACTATCACTCGCTGCAGCTGCTTCTTCAGCTGGCATAACAGTGTTGTACTTTCATGATATGGGAGGTTGCAGTTTCGGCCAGGAATGCACCAAGTTCCAATTCTCGGTTGGATTTGCTTTCCTCAGTTGGATAACAATTTTTATATCttctctaattatgttttggaTATGGGCTGCCGGTTAA